The Paenalcaligenes faecalis genome has a window encoding:
- a CDS encoding YidB family protein produces MSFLNSVLSAAASMALGKDQKEQASLLPALLQALNQYPGGINGLVEAFKQGGLGAVVASWMGQGQNLPVEPSQLEQVLGTGMLSDLAEKSGLTQSSVLNHLTNLLPVVVDKVFSGAGNGTAPAQLDTNAILSSVLGMLAKK; encoded by the coding sequence ATGAGTTTCTTGAATTCAGTGTTATCTGCAGCCGCCTCAATGGCTTTAGGTAAGGATCAAAAAGAACAAGCCAGTTTGCTACCTGCTTTATTACAAGCGTTGAACCAATACCCTGGTGGTATTAATGGCTTAGTAGAGGCTTTTAAACAAGGTGGTTTAGGTGCAGTGGTCGCTTCGTGGATGGGACAAGGGCAAAATTTGCCTGTTGAACCCAGTCAGCTTGAGCAAGTCCTTGGCACAGGGATGCTATCTGATTTAGCCGAAAAAAGTGGTTTAACTCAAAGCTCTGTATTAAATCATTTAACTAATTTGTTACCCGTGGTGGTAGACAAGGTGTTTAGTGGCGCCGGAAATGGCACGGCTCCGGCTCAGTTAGATACTAATGCTATCCTAAGCTCTGTATTAGGCATGTTAGCTAAAAAATAA
- a CDS encoding TetR/AcrR family transcriptional regulator produces the protein MLDQTCRLFPDMGSRHASVLRAALRLFSQKGYFNTSVHEIVAAGGVSVGFTYHHFKDKTGIAHALYHHLLGQMDLLLDCIEQDNQGAQARCKAVICMLFKLTEAEPDAMAFIIHARHQEFLPSEKSICSASAFVRMRRFVAQGVERGELKPIDPMVASALMYGAAIRLMCLRLDEVVTEPLSDYLDELWQHTWHTLGA, from the coding sequence ATGCTTGATCAAACTTGTAGATTGTTCCCAGATATGGGTTCTCGACATGCTTCCGTATTGCGGGCAGCATTACGATTATTCAGTCAAAAAGGGTATTTTAATACGTCAGTACATGAAATTGTCGCTGCAGGTGGTGTGTCTGTTGGCTTTACCTATCATCACTTTAAAGACAAAACAGGTATTGCCCATGCGCTCTATCACCATTTATTAGGGCAAATGGACTTGCTGCTTGACTGTATAGAACAAGACAATCAGGGCGCTCAAGCTCGCTGCAAGGCCGTTATTTGTATGCTTTTTAAGCTCACAGAGGCCGAGCCAGATGCGATGGCTTTTATTATTCATGCCAGACACCAAGAGTTTCTGCCCTCTGAAAAATCGATTTGCTCTGCCTCTGCTTTTGTACGAATGCGTCGTTTTGTTGCACAAGGAGTAGAACGTGGCGAACTCAAGCCTATTGACCCAATGGTTGCGAGTGCATTGATGTATGGGGCGGCAATTCGTTTAATGTGTTTGCGCCTTGACGAGGTTGTTACAGAGCCTTTGTCTGATTACCTTGATGAACTGTGGCAACATACGTGGCATACGCTGGGCGCCTAA
- a CDS encoding porin has protein sequence MSHNLDEYTPKQAQALQVSAKYDFDVVTLSAAWALQKNGFVGANGGEEAAESWGIDEFAGLGPAEFIQGGRVNTFFVGAAVPVGNGELIAQWSLAKPNWRWEDTGTKARKVHVYSLGYVYDVSPRTQLYAFGAYGKNYDMENVFHADNSNSRRVALGITHSF, from the coding sequence ATCTCGCACAATTTAGATGAATACACACCAAAACAAGCTCAAGCCTTACAGGTTAGTGCCAAGTATGATTTTGATGTAGTTACCTTATCGGCAGCCTGGGCATTACAAAAAAATGGCTTTGTTGGTGCGAACGGGGGCGAAGAAGCCGCAGAAAGCTGGGGTATTGATGAGTTTGCGGGATTAGGTCCTGCGGAATTCATTCAAGGTGGCCGAGTCAACACGTTCTTTGTAGGTGCTGCTGTTCCGGTTGGTAATGGCGAGCTCATCGCACAATGGAGTTTGGCCAAACCTAACTGGCGCTGGGAGGACACGGGTACTAAAGCACGTAAAGTCCACGTCTACTCATTGGGTTATGTCTATGATGTATCGCCACGCACCCAGCTGTATGCCTTTGGGGCCTATGGTAAAAACTACGACATGGAAAATGTATTTCATGCGGATAACTCCAATAGTCGTCGTGTAGCTCTAGGGATTACACACAGCTTTTAA
- a CDS encoding ABC transporter substrate-binding protein, producing MNRRALIKALGSALLFTGGLGSPVVFSQSAPIVTSPLFHVFGTLPEPVEIQRIFAAGAPAGVLLNSLTPKQLLGWPFALPEKALPWLSEYSRQLPVVGRLAGRGSTISTEQLLALRPDVIVDIGDVNDHYLSMAKQLSEQTGIPYILVEGRVQDTPEQLRILGALLGHQRHGQQLSTAAQELLDEVIAKRSHLKGDVPAMYFARSATGLETGVGNSIHSEIIHLVGAKNVAASVEAERLAQVSMEQILVWNPDVILTQDKVFYQGVYENPVWNDLPAVRNKQVLFVPNVPFGWLDVPPSINRLFGAVWLSAWLHKEEQAVLIEKLRHLFILYLAFDPGVDRLQALLANPVEFAI from the coding sequence ATGAACCGCCGTGCTTTAATTAAGGCATTAGGCAGCGCACTGTTATTCACAGGGGGCCTTGGGTCCCCTGTGGTGTTTTCACAAAGTGCCCCTATTGTTACATCACCCTTATTCCATGTTTTTGGTACTTTGCCAGAACCCGTAGAAATTCAACGGATTTTTGCTGCGGGAGCTCCGGCAGGGGTGCTACTCAATAGTCTGACACCAAAGCAGTTGCTAGGGTGGCCGTTTGCTCTGCCAGAAAAAGCATTGCCTTGGCTGAGTGAATATAGTCGTCAGCTGCCAGTAGTAGGGCGTTTAGCTGGTCGCGGGAGCACGATCTCAACAGAGCAGCTGTTAGCTTTACGACCTGATGTTATTGTGGATATAGGGGATGTGAACGATCACTATCTGTCCATGGCTAAACAGCTCTCAGAGCAAACGGGTATTCCGTATATTTTAGTGGAGGGTAGAGTCCAAGATACGCCCGAGCAGCTACGTATTTTAGGGGCGCTCTTAGGTCATCAGCGTCATGGACAACAGCTTTCTACTGCAGCTCAAGAGTTACTTGATGAAGTCATCGCAAAACGCAGTCACCTCAAGGGTGATGTGCCTGCTATGTACTTTGCTCGTTCCGCTACAGGTCTGGAAACAGGTGTTGGTAACTCTATACATAGTGAAATTATTCATTTGGTTGGGGCAAAGAACGTAGCGGCCTCAGTCGAAGCAGAGCGTTTAGCACAGGTCTCCATGGAGCAAATATTGGTTTGGAATCCTGATGTGATTTTGACCCAAGACAAAGTCTTTTATCAGGGGGTTTACGAGAACCCCGTTTGGAATGATTTGCCTGCCGTCCGAAATAAACAGGTTTTATTTGTACCTAATGTGCCTTTTGGGTGGTTGGATGTTCCCCCTAGTATTAATCGCTTATTTGGTGCTGTTTGGTTGTCGGCTTGGTTACACAAAGAAGAGCAGGCTGTGTTGATTGAAAAATTACGCCATTTATTTATTTTGTATTTGGCTTTTGATCCCGGTGTCGATCGTCTGCAGGCTCTGTTAGCCAACCCAGTCGAGTTTGCGATTTAA
- a CDS encoding iron chelate uptake ABC transporter family permease subunit — protein sequence MFAARYGWLVAALMTALIGAALLGLVLGKYPLSLSQVLHSLYTLGQSNEPADLVIWNLRLPRLAAAVLVGSSLAGVAVGTLLGAGISLIKIMADPYTQLPTITFWLLGGLNTVSSNELMWALPFSCIY from the coding sequence TTGTTTGCAGCACGTTATGGATGGTTGGTTGCGGCCTTAATGACAGCCTTAATCGGTGCGGCGTTGTTAGGTTTAGTGTTAGGTAAATACCCACTCAGCTTGTCTCAGGTGTTGCACAGTCTTTACACCTTAGGGCAGTCGAATGAGCCCGCGGATCTGGTGATTTGGAATTTACGATTACCTCGCTTGGCTGCGGCCGTTTTGGTGGGTTCTTCCTTGGCCGGGGTGGCCGTAGGCACATTACTAGGGGCCGGGATTTCATTAATAAAAATAATGGCAGATCCTTATACACAGTTACCTACTATCACTTTTTGGTTATTAGGTGGGTTAAATACCGTCAGTAGTAACGAGCTGATGTGGGCGCTTCCTTTTTCTTGTATTTACTAA
- a CDS encoding NAD(P)/FAD-dependent oxidoreductase, with protein sequence MAHHILIIGGGIGGTMTANHLITKMYPEIRAGKVKVTLLSNSPWHYYKPAFMYVAFDSFFRDELRRPQRSLLRPEIDFQVEEVSHFDFNSQSVECKSGKKFGYDHLIISTGCIPSPERIEGLKEAGDHFYQHAPARQLADKLKTIEKGRIFITVTFPKTHNVPHQCGIAPIETTLMLDELLRKRGVRDQIEIVYTYPTVSQLLRNCLFLQKDTCEVLPPIFEQKGIKHQRGFTLDRVDPDRKIAYSAEGKEENFDILMATPPIRAVKAVRDTGVSNAADDEGWLPTDHETMQVIGLKNVYVLGDTVDLPVSKAGGSCHSQSPVVVNNIASEIRFGRTCDAYEGRVVAIAQMGLENGMPLWYDYNEDVKPTPPNKIGGLMRKGFNRGAYWAVARGLI encoded by the coding sequence ATGGCACATCATATATTAATTATTGGCGGTGGTATTGGCGGCACAATGACCGCTAATCATTTGATAACTAAAATGTATCCAGAGATTCGAGCAGGCAAGGTCAAAGTAACTTTGCTCTCTAACTCGCCGTGGCACTATTACAAGCCCGCTTTTATGTATGTGGCCTTTGATAGCTTTTTTAGAGACGAATTACGACGCCCCCAGCGCAGTTTATTACGTCCTGAAATTGATTTTCAGGTCGAGGAAGTCTCGCATTTTGATTTTAATAGTCAATCGGTCGAGTGCAAAAGCGGCAAAAAATTTGGCTATGACCATTTAATTATTTCCACTGGTTGTATCCCCTCCCCAGAGCGCATAGAGGGCCTTAAAGAGGCGGGCGATCATTTCTATCAGCATGCGCCAGCACGCCAATTAGCTGACAAACTTAAAACAATCGAAAAAGGCCGCATCTTTATTACCGTAACGTTTCCTAAGACGCATAATGTGCCGCACCAGTGTGGGATTGCTCCTATAGAAACCACTCTGATGCTAGACGAGCTGTTACGTAAACGGGGGGTGCGTGATCAAATCGAGATTGTATACACCTACCCAACCGTGTCTCAATTATTGCGTAATTGCTTATTCCTCCAAAAAGACACATGCGAGGTTTTACCGCCTATTTTTGAGCAAAAAGGAATTAAGCATCAGCGTGGCTTTACCCTAGATCGGGTTGATCCAGACCGGAAAATTGCTTATTCCGCAGAGGGCAAAGAGGAAAATTTTGATATTTTGATGGCTACCCCTCCTATTCGTGCTGTCAAAGCCGTACGAGATACAGGGGTTTCTAATGCAGCGGATGACGAAGGCTGGTTACCGACCGATCATGAAACCATGCAGGTCATTGGTTTAAAAAATGTCTATGTATTGGGTGATACCGTGGATTTACCCGTCAGTAAAGCCGGAGGTTCTTGTCATAGCCAGTCGCCAGTGGTTGTCAATAACATCGCCTCAGAAATTCGTTTTGGACGCACGTGTGATGCGTATGAAGGTCGTGTGGTGGCGATTGCTCAGATGGGCTTAGAAAATGGTATGCCTCTTTGGTATGACTACAACGAGGACGTGAAACCAACGCCTCCAAACAAAATAGGTGGGTTGATGCGTAAAGGGTTTAATCGAGGCGCTTATTGGGCTGTTGCCCGAGGCTTAATCTAA
- a CDS encoding ABC1 kinase family protein: MLETAIVAARDRARLIEIAGVLISFGVDGLVDQLGLRKLLPRTQKQQRIDELSMPERLRQAIEALGPTYVKLGQILATRHDLLAPEWTTELEKLHNHVTAVPWAQIAPQLIEDLGADPTQLFLDFNPEPIAAASMAQVYSARLHDGTEVVLKVRRPNLSSTIEADLRLLSHLAHLLAQNSTDWARFKPEEMVSYLASAMRDELDFAREGHNCDQVAAAFVDYPDIVFPTIYWQWTSERVIVQEFMHGTNPTHAAELIGKGLDPHLLAKRGALAILKMILQDGLFHADPHPGNLLAMAGNRVGFIDFGMVGRLSERRKGQLLILLRALTEGRGDGVAAMLLSWSDQYDADPVHLDMAVERFLAQHSTGRLQIGRALTDFMALARQQKITLPADLSLLFKTFITAEGVLRRVDPQLDLVRLAEPMVIAEIKQHYDMSAMKQRATYLAAEFYDLAADTPGAIRLLLHRLRHGRIGVDMELRHLDKVAQSLEKSAVRLCVALVTAAFALGLAPRLFDLGPLLLGVPLFAWIGLSATLIGCALLLYWLFKPK, encoded by the coding sequence ATGCTTGAAACAGCGATTGTGGCAGCACGAGACCGAGCTCGGCTCATTGAGATTGCAGGTGTTTTAATCAGTTTTGGTGTAGATGGCCTAGTGGATCAATTAGGACTGCGAAAACTGCTACCTCGCACACAAAAACAACAACGTATTGATGAGCTTTCTATGCCCGAGCGACTCCGTCAGGCGATAGAGGCTCTGGGCCCGACTTATGTCAAATTAGGGCAAATCTTAGCCACTCGGCATGATTTATTAGCTCCAGAGTGGACAACTGAACTAGAGAAACTTCATAACCATGTCACTGCGGTGCCATGGGCGCAAATTGCCCCTCAGCTTATTGAAGACCTAGGTGCCGACCCCACACAGCTATTTTTAGACTTTAATCCTGAACCGATTGCTGCGGCTTCTATGGCCCAGGTGTATAGCGCTAGATTACATGATGGTACGGAGGTGGTGCTGAAAGTACGCCGACCTAACTTGAGTTCCACCATCGAAGCAGACCTGCGGTTGCTGAGTCATTTGGCTCATTTACTCGCGCAAAATAGTACGGACTGGGCTCGCTTTAAGCCCGAGGAGATGGTGAGCTATTTGGCGAGCGCTATGCGAGATGAGTTGGATTTTGCTCGAGAAGGTCATAATTGTGATCAAGTTGCGGCGGCATTTGTTGATTATCCTGACATTGTATTTCCTACGATTTATTGGCAATGGACCAGCGAGCGAGTCATAGTCCAAGAATTTATGCATGGAACGAATCCGACACATGCGGCCGAATTGATAGGTAAAGGCTTAGACCCTCATCTTTTAGCAAAGCGGGGTGCTTTAGCTATATTGAAAATGATTCTTCAAGATGGGTTATTTCACGCTGACCCCCATCCTGGGAATTTACTGGCAATGGCAGGCAATCGAGTCGGTTTTATTGATTTTGGGATGGTCGGACGCCTGTCTGAGCGTCGCAAAGGGCAGCTGTTGATTCTACTGAGAGCATTAACCGAGGGACGTGGTGATGGTGTGGCCGCGATGTTGCTCTCGTGGTCGGATCAATACGATGCTGACCCCGTACATTTAGATATGGCTGTAGAGCGATTCCTTGCTCAGCATAGTACAGGGCGCTTGCAAATTGGTCGTGCGTTGACTGATTTCATGGCTTTGGCTAGACAACAGAAAATCACCTTGCCCGCTGATTTGAGTCTGCTTTTTAAAACCTTTATTACTGCAGAAGGGGTGTTGCGACGGGTTGACCCGCAGTTGGATTTGGTGCGCTTGGCTGAACCTATGGTCATCGCAGAAATCAAGCAGCATTACGATATGTCTGCCATGAAGCAGCGTGCAACGTATTTGGCTGCGGAGTTTTACGACCTAGCTGCTGATACACCTGGTGCTATCCGTTTACTATTGCATCGTTTACGACATGGTCGTATAGGCGTAGATATGGAGTTGCGTCATTTGGATAAGGTGGCGCAATCTCTAGAAAAATCCGCAGTCCGTTTATGTGTGGCTTTGGTTACGGCCGCTTTTGCGCTGGGCTTAGCACCCCGGTTATTTGACTTGGGCCCCCTTTTGTTGGGCGTCCCGTTGTTTGCATGGATTGGACTAAGCGCAACCCTTATAGGTTGCGCCTTATTGTTGTACTGGTTGTTTAAGCCAAAGTGA
- a CDS encoding ABC transporter ATP-binding protein, with translation MNDSSPPILEARNLRIGYGTTTIGTEINFTLVAGQILCLLGPNGSGKSTLFKSLLGLIPLLGGQVLRHRIYTQLSGGEQQLVLLARALAQQPQALILDEPTASLDFGNQIRVLEQIHALRDQGLAIFLCTHQPEHAYRVADKVLLFKKGNVAAAGVTATTLTAEALAQLYDLPITVVRQHLQNTIT, from the coding sequence ATGAACGATAGTTCACCGCCTATTTTAGAGGCACGGAATTTACGTATTGGGTACGGGACAACCACCATCGGAACTGAGATTAACTTTACGCTGGTTGCGGGGCAAATACTGTGTTTGTTAGGCCCTAATGGCAGTGGTAAGTCCACATTATTTAAAAGCTTGCTTGGGCTCATTCCTTTGTTAGGTGGTCAGGTTTTACGGCATAGAATATATACCCAGCTAAGTGGCGGAGAACAGCAGTTAGTGTTATTAGCGCGTGCCTTAGCACAACAGCCCCAAGCATTAATTTTGGACGAACCTACAGCAAGTTTGGATTTTGGTAATCAAATTCGGGTATTGGAACAAATACATGCGTTACGAGATCAAGGATTAGCGATTTTTTTATGTACACATCAGCCCGAGCATGCTTATAGGGTGGCAGATAAGGTGTTGTTATTTAAAAAAGGAAACGTCGCAGCGGCCGGAGTTACCGCTACGACGTTAACTGCAGAAGCATTAGCACAGCTTTATGATCTTCCCATCACGGTGGTGCGCCAACACTTACAGAATACGATTACTTAA
- a CDS encoding DUF1641 domain-containing protein yields MTHTQTPTAAESASQQIDQLLHDDATLMGLQDLINKLEPLIAGGRLNRLVDLASIAADLVDMSDAYMIEKMAKAGEELVGGVWSTGNAARMASAQVSDMKETPSMMGLIRMTREPEVRRGLAFLLAFAGVIGKQHSYQPLDYDAD; encoded by the coding sequence ATGACACATACACAAACCCCGACTGCCGCAGAATCAGCTAGCCAGCAAATTGATCAGTTATTACATGATGATGCGACGTTGATGGGCTTACAGGATTTGATCAATAAACTCGAGCCCTTAATTGCTGGTGGACGATTAAATCGCTTAGTTGACTTAGCTTCTATTGCTGCTGATCTGGTCGATATGTCTGATGCCTACATGATTGAAAAAATGGCAAAAGCAGGAGAGGAGCTAGTCGGTGGAGTCTGGTCTACTGGAAATGCGGCCCGCATGGCCAGTGCACAGGTTTCGGATATGAAAGAGACGCCTTCTATGATGGGGCTAATTCGAATGACCCGAGAGCCCGAAGTGCGCCGCGGGTTGGCCTTCTTGTTAGCTTTTGCCGGGGTAATAGGCAAGCAGCATAGTTACCAACCCTTAGACTATGATGCCGACTAA
- a CDS encoding porin produces the protein MFIKKFTPTASYALLIAALSCSSSAFAEPSLQLYGTIDAGVAHTKQTGQSKVNGAISGGQTDSLWGLQGSEDLGGGLSAQFQLESGFDTMTGQLEEDELFNFSAKVGLHHEQWGGLYLGRQNPVSQQFNEEVELAGWKDFGMGALLRNSDNYQQNNSIQYYSPDWSGFQFGLGYKSADFDKKAYSAQPENLNAALRFDNDKLYAAISYDQHLQARSQ, from the coding sequence ATGTTTATAAAAAAATTTACGCCTACGGCATCCTATGCTTTATTAATCGCTGCTCTTTCATGCAGCAGTTCCGCATTCGCTGAACCCAGCTTACAACTCTACGGCACAATTGATGCGGGTGTGGCTCATACCAAGCAAACGGGGCAGTCAAAAGTCAACGGAGCCATTAGTGGCGGACAAACCGATTCCTTATGGGGATTACAAGGTAGCGAAGACCTTGGTGGTGGCCTTAGCGCCCAATTCCAATTAGAAAGCGGTTTCGACACCATGACCGGTCAACTAGAAGAGGACGAACTATTTAACTTTTCCGCTAAAGTAGGGCTACACCATGAACAGTGGGGTGGCTTATATCTAGGTCGTCAAAATCCAGTGTCTCAGCAGTTTAACGAAGAGGTTGAATTAGCTGGCTGGAAAGATTTTGGAATGGGTGCATTGCTACGCAATAGCGATAACTACCAGCAAAATAACTCTATTCAATACTACTCCCCAGATTGGTCTGGCTTTCAGTTTGGGCTGGGCTACAAGTCAGCCGATTTTGATAAGAAAGCCTACAGCGCACAGCCCGAAAACCTAAATGCCGCCTTACGTTTTGATAACGATAAACTCTATGCAGCGATTAGTTATGATCAACATCTGCAGGCTCGCAGTCAATAA
- a CDS encoding flagellar brake protein encodes MSDASDQNTHDPYRIDSPQEIDQLLLEILKQGVLLRMHSGNENNAVITTLVGIDFDTESIIIDSAAQQTINQQILDNGNAFFEAIINQVSIEFQIQHLVDTTHEGLPALTGPIPNFLRRIQRRESFRVRPKGSTAALCTLNTNSTALTLPIFDISSGGVAISDEKSILDATKGYIFTDCLLTLPNVGEVSVDIQIVRQQTQTLASGKKLERFGCSFFNLKTPEQIRIQNYINQEERSQIARDRGLA; translated from the coding sequence ATGTCAGACGCATCAGATCAAAATACACACGATCCTTATCGGATTGACTCCCCTCAGGAAATTGACCAGCTCTTGCTAGAAATACTAAAACAAGGTGTTTTATTACGCATGCACAGTGGGAATGAAAACAATGCTGTAATAACCACCCTCGTTGGTATTGATTTTGATACGGAGTCTATTATCATTGATAGCGCAGCCCAGCAAACCATCAATCAGCAGATATTAGATAATGGAAATGCTTTTTTTGAGGCTATTATTAATCAGGTTTCTATTGAGTTTCAGATCCAACATCTTGTTGATACAACCCACGAAGGCCTACCTGCTCTAACAGGCCCTATTCCTAATTTTTTACGTAGAATACAGCGTCGAGAAAGCTTTAGAGTTCGACCTAAAGGCAGTACAGCAGCGTTATGTACGTTAAATACAAATAGCACAGCATTAACTCTTCCTATTTTTGACATTAGCTCAGGAGGAGTCGCTATATCTGATGAGAAGTCTATTTTGGATGCAACAAAAGGCTATATATTTACAGACTGCCTATTAACCTTACCTAATGTCGGAGAGGTCTCTGTAGATATTCAAATCGTACGTCAACAGACCCAAACTTTAGCCTCTGGTAAAAAGCTTGAACGCTTTGGCTGCTCTTTTTTTAATCTAAAAACACCCGAACAAATCCGCATTCAAAATTATATTAATCAAGAAGAGCGCTCTCAGATTGCGCGTGATCGTGGCTTGGCTTAA
- the iscB gene encoding RNA-guided endonuclease IscB — protein MAVFVIDRRQAPLMPCSEKRARLLLARGRARVHRLIPFTIRLIDREVAQSELQPLELKIDPGSKTSGLALVRNNDTVNAETGKITATAHVLNLFELIHRGFQISHTLTARRQMRRRRRSANLRYRAPRFLNRKNKGEGWLAPSLQHRIDTTLSWVARIRNVAPITHLAQELVRFDMQQLENPEIAGVEYQQGELAGYEVREYLLEKWHRQCAYCDVSEVPLQIEHIHPKARGGSNRVSNLTLACAPCNLKKAAQDITQFLAKDPKRLTKIQAQAKRPLRDAAAVNATRWKLLNALKATGLPVRTGSGGLTKCNRSRLVIPKTHALDAVCVGEVDFVEHWQKPTLVIKATGRGSYQRTRLNRFGFPRGYLTRQKNIHGFQTGDMVKAIVTQGKKVGAYIGRVAVRASGSFNIQTAEGLVQGISHRYCTLIQRSDGYGYSTRIDSF, from the coding sequence ATGGCTGTTTTTGTAATAGATAGACGCCAAGCGCCGTTGATGCCGTGCTCCGAGAAGCGAGCACGACTTTTATTGGCGCGAGGGCGAGCAAGGGTGCATCGATTGATCCCCTTTACGATTCGCTTGATTGACAGAGAGGTGGCGCAAAGCGAGCTTCAACCGTTAGAGCTTAAGATTGACCCTGGCAGTAAAACATCAGGGCTGGCGTTAGTTCGCAATAACGATACCGTTAACGCGGAAACGGGCAAGATAACAGCTACAGCGCACGTACTGAACCTGTTCGAGTTGATACATCGTGGGTTTCAAATTAGCCACACCTTAACAGCGAGACGTCAAATGCGTCGTCGCCGCCGTAGTGCCAACTTACGTTACCGTGCGCCTCGATTCCTTAATCGAAAAAACAAAGGCGAAGGGTGGCTCGCACCTAGCTTGCAGCATCGAATTGATACTACGTTATCGTGGGTTGCGCGAATACGAAACGTGGCACCAATTACGCACCTTGCACAAGAGCTGGTTCGATTTGATATGCAGCAGCTTGAAAACCCCGAGATAGCGGGCGTGGAGTACCAGCAAGGCGAATTAGCAGGCTATGAAGTGCGCGAGTATTTATTGGAAAAGTGGCATCGACAATGTGCCTATTGCGATGTATCAGAGGTGCCACTGCAAATCGAACACATTCACCCCAAAGCGCGAGGCGGCTCGAACCGCGTCAGTAACTTAACGCTCGCGTGTGCACCCTGCAACCTAAAGAAAGCCGCGCAAGACATCACCCAATTCTTGGCCAAAGACCCCAAACGCTTAACCAAGATTCAAGCCCAAGCGAAACGCCCCTTACGCGATGCCGCTGCCGTTAACGCCACGCGATGGAAGTTGCTTAACGCGCTCAAGGCAACAGGACTACCCGTTCGCACCGGGTCTGGCGGCTTAACGAAGTGCAATCGCTCACGGCTCGTTATACCAAAGACACATGCCTTAGATGCGGTGTGCGTGGGCGAAGTGGATTTTGTAGAGCATTGGCAAAAACCGACGTTAGTGATTAAAGCCACCGGGCGTGGTAGTTATCAACGCACACGCCTTAATCGTTTTGGCTTCCCGCGAGGCTATTTAACGCGGCAAAAAAATATCCACGGCTTTCAGACGGGTGACATGGTAAAGGCGATAGTTACCCAAGGCAAGAAGGTTGGCGCGTATATTGGTCGCGTTGCCGTTAGGGCTTCAGGTAGTTTTAATATTCAAACCGCAGAGGGGCTAGTTCAAGGAATCAGCCATCGATACTGCACCCTTATTCAACGTAGCGATGGCTACGGATACTCAACCCGAATAGATAGCTTCTAA
- a CDS encoding methylated-DNA--[protein]-cysteine S-methyltransferase has protein sequence MHLDYHFIPSAFGLVLLATQHNQLCWLSIGSEKEALLLDLQQSYKAASLTENPTPHPIYAHALNRYVESGQIQSELDLQPKGTPWQKRVWRELQKIPAGTTISYSDLALRCGNPKAARAVASACANNPIALFIPCHRIIGKSGTLNGYRWGVNLKQRLLNWEQKKDRV, from the coding sequence ATGCACCTAGATTATCACTTCATTCCTTCGGCCTTCGGTCTAGTTCTGTTGGCTACACAACACAATCAGTTGTGTTGGCTAAGCATCGGCTCTGAAAAAGAAGCCCTGCTCCTTGATTTACAGCAATCGTACAAAGCGGCGTCCTTAACAGAAAATCCGACACCACACCCTATTTATGCCCATGCCCTCAATCGCTATGTTGAGTCCGGTCAAATTCAGTCCGAACTAGACCTACAACCCAAAGGAACACCATGGCAAAAACGTGTTTGGCGTGAGTTACAAAAAATCCCTGCCGGTACTACGATTAGCTACTCTGATCTGGCCTTACGCTGCGGCAATCCTAAAGCGGCACGAGCCGTTGCTAGCGCGTGTGCCAACAACCCTATTGCCTTATTTATTCCCTGTCATCGCATCATCGGCAAATCAGGGACGTTAAACGGCTATCGATGGGGGGTAAACCTAAAACAACGACTTTTAAATTGGGAGCAAAAAAAAGACCGTGTTTAG